The nucleotide sequence ATGGCGCCTTGCGCGTCGGGCACGTTGCCGACGGCCTTGACGTTCTTCACCGCGCCGGGGGCGCCCGCGACCCGGACCTTCTCGCCTGCCGGTTTGTCCTCCTCGCCGCAGGCCGCGGCGGGCAGACCGGTGGCGATCAGGGTCGCGGTGACCGTGGCGAGCGCCAGGCACGAACGGAGCAACCAGTTTCCTCGCACAGAAACCTCCCAGGCTGGTTCCTGCACCTTATGATCGCCACTTTGCCCGCACAACCGCCAATAGTCGTTGCTGGACTGCTATGACATGACCATGCGCTTGCGTCTTCTGGTCCCGCTCCTGGCCGCCGCCCTCGTCGCGGCGGGCTGCACGGAATCCGGCGAACCGCCCGCACCGGACGTTCTTCGCGTGGGCCTGGCCGCTCCGGTGACCCTGCTGCCCGCCGACGTCCGCGACCAGTCCGGGCGGATGCTCGCCGGCGCGCTCTGGACGCCGTTGGCCGATTACGACCCCGCGACGGGCAAGACGGCGCCTCGGGCGGCCGAATCGTTCACCAGTTCCGATCGGCTCACGTGGACGGTGAAGCTCAAGGACGGCGGGAAGTTCCACGACGGCACCCCGGTGACCGCTCAGTCCTATGTGGATACCTGGAAGGTGATCGGCGCGGAGCGGTGGCAGGCTTCGCGGGTGGTCAAGGATCTCCTGCGGGCCAAGGAGATCACCGCGCCGGATCCGCTGACCATCCGGCTCGTGCTCGACCGGCCGTCCGGTCAGGTCCCCGCTCTGCTCTCCTCGCCCGCGCTGGTCCCGCTGCCCGCGTCGGCACTGGCTTCGCGTGATTGGGCCGGTTTCGCACAACGCCCCGTCGGCAACGGGCCGTTCCGGCTGGACGGCGCGTGGCAGCCGTCGGGCGGCAAACTCGTCCGCGTGGCGGACGCGCCGGGCAAGGCGCGCGTGATCGAACTCAAGACCGGCGACGCGGCGGCGCAGTACGACGAGGTCAAGGCCGGGAAGCTCGATCTCTCCACGTTCGTCCCCGGTGATCGCCACGAGGCCATGCATGCCGATTTCGCGCAGCGGCACGTGATGTGGGCCCTGCCCACCGTCGCCTACCTCGGGTTTCCCCTGACCGCACAGCACTTCTCCGACGCGACCGTCCGGCACGGTTTCGCGCTCGGGATCGACCGCGCGGCGCTGGAGGCCGGTGCCCTCGGCAAGCAGGTGGATCCGGCGAAGTCGCTGCTGCCGCCCGCCGTCGCGCCGGGTGAGCGCAGCAGTACCTGCCGCCCCTGCACGTTCGACGCCGGCGCCGGGAAATCCCTGCTGACCCAAGCGGAGTTCCCGGCCGCACCTGTCCACTTCGGACAGTCGCAGGGAAGCTGGCTGCGTCCGCTCGCGGAGCAGGTCAGCGCGGCGGTCGGGGTCCCGCTCGCCGCGGAGCCCGGACAGGGACCGTTCGCGATCGACGTCGGCCTGATGACGCCGAGCCCGCAGGAGGTGCTGGCCGAGATCGCCAAGGCGACCGGATATCAGAGCGACGGGTTCGCCGACCTGCTGAAATCGGCCGAGGAGATCGAATCCACCGAGAGCGGTGAGGTCTACCGGCTGGTGGAGAACCACCTGCTCCGGGACCTCCCGGTCGTACCGCTGTGGTCCGGGCACGGGCACGCCGTCTGGGCGGACCGGGTGGGCGACGTCAAGGCGACGACGTTCGGCGGGGTGGACCTGTCAGCGGCTTCCGTGCGGTGACCCGAGCGTGCACTCCCCCGCGACGACGTCGATGAAGGCCGCGGTCAGCGGGTCGGGCGTGCTGCGGCAGTAGGCGGCGAGCGGGCGCCGGATCGGCGGTTCGGGCCGCAGGACGCGGCCGTGGAAGCCTTCGGGCAAGACGTTGGCGGGGACGAGCGCGGGACCGAGCCCCGCCGCCGCGAGCACCGGGGCCGCCGCGCTCTGCTCGGTCCGGACCGCGGCCCTCGGCTGGAACCCCGCCGCGGCGCACGCCTGGTCGACGAGGTCGGCGAGGCCGTTGCCCGGCGCGTAGTGCACCCACGCGCAGTCGGCGAGGGTCGCCAGATCGACGACGCCGGTGCCGTCGTCCTCGCGCGGCCCGTCGATCGGCAGGACCACGACGAACTCCTCGGCACCGATTTCGCGGACCGGCCCCTCCCAGCCCCGCGGCACCGGGCCGACCGCGACGTCGGCCTCCCCCGCGGCCATGGCCTCCCGGAGCTCGTCCGCGTGCCGGAACTCCACCAGCCGGACGTCGACCTCCGGCCGCTCCCGGCGCCAGACCCGCAACGCCGCGGGCAGGACCCCGATGCCGACCGAATAGACCGTCGCGATCTGGAGCTCCCCGGCCTCCAGTCCGGACGCCTGCCGGGCCGCGCACCGCGCGCGTTCGGCGTCGGCGAGGGTGGCGCGGGCGTGCGGCAGCATGGCGCGGCCCATCGGGGTGAGCCGGACGCTGCGCGGCAGCCGTTCGAGCAGCGGGCCGCCGACGCCTTTCTCCAGTACGCGTACCTGATGCGACAGCGCGGGCTGCGTCACGTGCAGCACCTCGGCGGCCTTGGTGAAGGAGCCGGTGTCCACGACGGTCACCAGGTACTCGAGCTGTCGCAAGCTTGTCATGAAGAGAGTTTATCGGAGCGGTGATATCTATGCCTTGGACTTATCTCGGCGGGGAGTCCAGGCTTGAGGACATGAACGAAGAACGCAAGGTCGCCCTGGTCGCCGGGGCCAACGGGGTCATCGGCAAGAATCTGATCGAACACCTGGAGACCCTGCCGGGCTGGCGTGTCATCGGCCTGTCGCGGCGCGGCGGCCCCGGTCAGATCGCGGTCGACCTGCTCGACGCGGACGACACCCGGGCGAAGCTCGGCGGCCTGGGCGATGTCACGCACGTGTTCTACGCGGCTTATGTCGACAAGCCGACCTGGGCCGAACTGGTCGCGCCGAACCTGGCGATGCTGACGAACCTCGTCGACGCGATCGAGCCCGCCGCGCCCGGACTGCGCCACATCAGCCTCATGCAGGGCTACAAGGTCTACGGCGCCCACCTCGGCCCGTTCAAGACCCCGGCGCGCGAGGACGACGCCGGGCACATGCCGCCCGAGTTCAATGTGGACCAGCAGGAGTTCCTGGAACGGCGTCAGGCCGGGAAGACCTGGACGTGGTCGGCGATCCGGCCGTCGGTGGTCGGCGGCACCGCGCTGGGCAACCCGATGAACCTCGCGCTGGCCATCGCGGTCTACGCGTCGATCTCGAAGGAACTCGGCCTGCCGCTGCGGTTCCCCGGCAAACCCGGCGCGTACGACAGTCTCCTGGAAATGACCGACGCCGGCCTGCTGGCGAAGGCCACCGTATGGGCCACCGGTTCGGAGAACGAGGCGTACAACATCGCGAACGGCGACCTCTTCCGGTGGAGCGACCTCTGGCCGCGGATCGCGCGGTACTTCGACCTGGAGGTGGCGCCGCCGCTGCCGATGTCGCTGGACGTCGTCATGGCGGACAAGGAAGAACTCTGGACGTCCATCGCCGCGAAGTACGGCCTCGACGTGCCCTACAGCGCCGTTTCGTCGTCGTGGGCGTTCGCGGACTTCGTGTTCGGCTGGGATTACGACATGTTCGCGGACGGCTCGAAGGCGAGGCGAGCCGGTTTCCACGAATACGCGGAGACCTCGGCGATGTTCTTCCGGCTGTTCGACGAGTTCCGGAAGGCGAAGGTGATCCCGTAGGGCCGGAGGCTTCCGGGTGGTCGCCGGCCGAGCGGAGTTGCGAAGGGGACTTTCCCCTCATCTCACGCGGCGAAAGCGCCCCTCACCGCGTGAGATGAGGGGAAAGTCCCCTTCAGCCCCGTCCGATGTACGGCATCGCGGTCGCCGTGACGGTCAGGAACTGGACGTTCGCGTCGAGCGGCAGCCCGGCCATGTACAGCACGGCGTCCGCGACGTGCCGGGCGTCGAAGGTCGGCTCGGCCTTGACGCTGCCATCGGCCTGCGGGATCCCGTCGGCCATGCGCAGGGTCATCTCGGTGGCGGCGTTGCCGATGTCGATCTGTCCACAAGCGACGTTCCAGGCCCGCCCGTCGAGGGAGATCGACTTCGTCAGCCCGGTCACCGCGTGTTTCGTCGCGGTGTAGGCGACGGACGCGGGGCGCGGGGCGTGCGCGGAGATCGAACCGTTGTTGATGATCCGGCCGCCGCGTGGGTCCTGCGTCTTCATCAGCCGCACGGCCTGCTGCGCGCACAGGAACATCCCGGTCAGGTTGGTGTCGACGGCGCGTTTCCAGTCCGCGAAGGACAGTTCGTCGACCGTCCCGCCCACCGAAACACCCGCGTTGTTCACCAGGAGATCCAGCCGTCCCCATTCCGCGCGGACCGTCTCGAACAACGCGGCGGCGGAATCCGGGTCGGCGACGTCCGTGGGCACGGGAAGCGCGTTCGTGTCGCCGCCGGCGGTCTCGGCCAGCGCGTCCGCACGGCGGCCGGCGAGGGCGACCCGGTACCCGGCGCCGAGTAACGCGCGGGAGATCTCCCTGCCGAGCCCGGAACCCGCCCCGGTGACGACCGCGGTCCTGCCGTTGCCCATCGAACCTCCTCGCAGACCGTGCCGGATCGACCCGGCTCGGTGATTGTTTTCCGATTACCCGCGTCCGTTCAGGCTAGCGCGCGACCGTCGGCGGAAAACGTTCACCCGTCGGCCGTCGCGCCTTCACGAAAACCGGTAACCCCTTCACCGTATCGAGGCGATTCACCGGATGTGCCCAGGGGGAATTCACTCCGTTCACTTCGTCGCCGGAGTGGTGGACAGTGAAGAAGAATCCGCGCTTCCAGCTGGTCCAGACCGGCGATCAGACCATCCGATGGCGACTGCTCGGCGGCAACAACGTGTCGCTGGGGTCGGCGCCCGACGACTATCCGCGAGCCGAGGAATGCCTCGCCGCGATCGCCTGGCTCAGCGTCCATATTTCCGAGCTGACCAGCGATTTCAGTCATCTCAGCGGCGGGCGCTGGCGCTGGCGCCTGCATCGGGACGACCGGGTCGTCGCGATCGCCAGCCACGCCTACGGGCGGCGTATCGAGGCGCAGCGCGGGCTCGACCGCTTCCGCTCGGCCACCACCGAGGCGCCACTCGGCGAAGGGATCGAGACCATCTCCGATTGGCGCCGGAAATACCGTCGCGATTCCGGCGGTATTTCACCGAATCGTTCTCCGTGACGGCCGCTCACGGAAAGTGCGTTCCCCGGAGATTAACCACCATGACGTCGGGCGGGAACGCGAAGCACCGTCGCCGGACAGTGTCGCGGAGCGAGGATTGTGGCAAGTCACGGAATCCCGTGACGACTTGGGGACTAGAGAAAGAGTGCCAACAAGATGCGTGCTCGTACCACTCGGTTTCTCGGCGCCACCGCCATCGCCGCCTGTGCCTGCCTCACCCTGACCGGCACCGCCTCGGCGGTCGCCCCGGCCAACGGCCTCGAAGACGTCCTGGCCGCGGCGGGCTCGGACACCACCGCCGACATCACCGGCGCGATCCTGGCCAACGCCAACGGCGCCGCCTGGAACACCGACCCCGACAACCACGTCAACATCCCGCCGCTGCTCGCCGCGGGCGGTACCTTCACCGTTCCCGGTGACCTTTACGCCGATCAGGTCGTCTACAACACCACGACCACCCTGCCGCCGAACGGCTCTTCCCAGGGCAAGGCCGCGCTCAAGGCCTCCGGCGACGCGGGCGACGGCAAGATCGACATCGCGCGGTCGTCGTCGCCCCGTGGCTCGTCCGACCCCGCGTCGTTCGAGTACTACTCCTTCGCCACCGACGGTGTCACCTGGTCGTCCTCGGCGACCGGCTCGGGCGCGGGCCTGTCCCTCACACTGGCGCAGCTGCGCGGCATCTACGACGGCTCCATCACCAACTGGAACCAGGTCGGTGGCGCCAACGCCGCCATCGTCGTCTACCTGCCCCAGACCGGCTCCGGCACGCTGAGCTTCTTCACCACCACGGTCCTCGGCTTCGACCCCACCACCAAACCGGTCACCATCAAGCGGTTCCAGGAGCACGACGGCAGCTCCATCCCCACCGCCGACCGGGCCAACGCGATCGCCCCGTTCTCCATCGCGCAGTGGATCGCCCAGGGCAACGCGGTGACCGCGGACAAACGCGCGGGCTTCACCGTGAACCCGCTGACCGGTGCCGGCTTCAACGGTTCCCCGGTCGCCGGCTCGGCCGGCAACTACACCCCGGCCTTCACCACGGCGTTCCTGGGTTCGCGCAGCGTCTACCACGTGCTCGACACCCGCACGCCGAGCTACGACCAGGCCCAGCGCGCCGTCGGCTTCGCCGCCGGTGACACGGCCGCGACCGCCAGCCCGTTGTGCGGTGGCCAGCTCGCCACCACCATCAAGCGGTACGGCTTCCTGACCGTCTCGGGCCCGAACGGCCTGTCCTGCGTCAAGTCCTGACCCCCTCCTAGCGCGTGAAGGCCCCCTTCCCTCGGCTGAGCCGAGGGAAGGGGGCCTTCACGTGCGATGGGACTACTGCGGCTACTTCGGAGCGACGCCCAGTGCGGCGAGCGCCGGGCCGGTCATGATCACGCCCGCGCCGGTGACCGGGTCGAAGCCCGGGGCGCCGAGGTCGATCGCGGTGGACACGAGCGCGTTCCGGATCTCCGCCTGGGTCGCGGCCGGCTTGCCCTGCTTCAGCAGCGCGGCGATGGCGGCGGCACTCGGCGCGGCGGCCGAAGTCCCGAAGAACGGCTGGAAGCCGCTCACCGAGGTCGCGACGCCGTCGGCCGCGGTGATGTCCGGCTTGTTGCGCGTCGCGCCACCGGTCGAGGACACGTTGCCGGGGGTGATCACCGAACCGTCCGGGTGGTAGAACTGGTGACGGCGACCGTCCGAAGTGAACCGTTCCCACTTGCTGGCGGCGGTGAACAGACCCGGGTACGGGCCTGCCGGGTTCGCCGGATCACCGGCTTCGAGCGCACGGCCGAAGGCGCCGGCGGCGGGAGCGGCCGCGACGCTGAAGGCGTTGACGGCGGCCGAGTGGCCGGAGGTGACACCGTTGGTGCTGAAGGCTTTCAGGTCACCGGAGGGGACGAAGCGGCCGCGGATCACGTTGAGCGCGATGAACCGGTCGGAGCCGCTGTACTTGACCACGGCGACCTTGAAGCCCGAGCCGCTGGCCGGAACCTGGGCGATCTCGTACGGGTTCTGGGTGCCGTTCTGCGCGCCCTCACTGGAGGCGACGACCGCGCCGGAGGAGTTCAGGACGAACAGGTCGTAGTCGCTGGTGGCCTTGCCCCACGGGTCGGACCAGAACAGGGTGACGTAGCGGCCGACCGAGTTCGGCGAAAGCGCGTTGTACAGCTGGGTCGTGGCGCTCGGGTCGAAGTCGTGCGGCGTCCCGGTGACCCCGGAGATCTTGCTGCTGGAGCCGCGGAAGTCGCCTTCGTAGTAGCCGCTGGTGCCGTCGGTCAGGTTGCCCGAGTTCCCCGCGGAGGAGAAGTAGAGCGCGCCGGCCGCGGTCACGTCGTTGACGGCCTGCGCGACCGGGCCGTCCTGGAACGGCGACTCGTCGAAGTAGGAGACGTCGTCGACGATGATCGTGCACTTGCCGGTGGTCCGCAGGGCGCGGATGTTGTCGGCGAAGCTCTGCTCGCTGGTGAAGGCGGTCGCGAAACCGAGCGCGGCGCCGGGCGCCATGTCGTGGATGATCTCCAGCATCGCGGTGCCCTCGTCACCGCTGCCGGCCTGGCCGGGGAGGACGTCGACGGCGGGGAGTTCGCCGGCGGTCTGCGACGCCTGGAGCGACTTGATGCCGTCCGAGAGCACGCAGACCTTCTGACCCGCGCCGGTGACGCCGTACTTGGTGCGGGCGGTGTCGTTGCCGTGCGCCTTGTCGCCCTCGGCGACCTGCAGCGCGGCGGCGGTCTTCTTGGCCGCGGCCTGCCGCCGGTCCTGCGGCGCGGATTCGTTCCAGGTCATGGCCTGGGAAGCGGCCTTGACCTCGGCGACGTCACCGCGTCCGGCGATCGCGTCCACGGCGGTCAGGGGGAGGTCGGCGCGGATCGCACCGGCGGGTGAGGCGTAGCGGACGGTGCCACCCGCCGCCTTGACGGCGTCCACCAGGGACTGTCCGGCGCCCTTGATGTCCACCGCGACCGTGCCGGCGTCGCTGACGCCCAGCCCGGTCCGGTACTCGGGCAGCTTGCCGGCCAGGCTCTTGTCGGCGCGGAGGCGCTTCTCGACGACGAGCTGGCTCGACTGTTTGCGCTCGGCCGGGGTGAGGCTCTTCTTGATGCTCTGCAGCGCGCTGATCCCGGCCTGGGTGCGCACCTCTTCCGACGGCTGGGCACCGGAAACCGCGGTCGACAGCAGCAAAGCGCCGACCGCGACCGGAACCGAGCATGTGACCACCCGGCTGAATCTGCTCATCGAAAACTCTCCCTGATTCTGGCCAACACAGCCCGTGACAGGAATTCCTTCGGCCGCCCGAATGAATTACCCTGACCGGGTGTAATGGGGAGAATCTAAAGAGCTATCAGTGAGGAGTCCACCGACCAAAGTCGGTATCGGGCGAAGATCCACATCGTGGGAGTGATTTCGGTCCGAAAAGACCGAAATTCCGCTCCTAAGCCCACGCGGGAAACAGCCGCCAAAGCGCCAAAGCCGCCAGTGACGCCAGGGTGAGCAGCACCGGGCCGGTGATGACGTAGGTGGAGACCGGCCGCCACCGGCGGTAGAGGAAGGTCGCCCCGGCCGCGGCCGCCACGAACCCGCCGAAGGCCAGCACGAGCCCGGCCCACGCGTCGCCGTCGCCGGTCCGGCCGTCCTGCGCGTCCGCCTTGCCATTCTGCGGGGTGGGCCGGAACGGCCTGCCCTCCAGCGCCGCGGTCACCACGGTCGCTTCCGCCGAGGCCAGCGGCCACCAAGACGCCGAAGTCACCAAGGTCAGCCGATCGTTCTGGGTCTTGCCGTAGTCGGCCCCCTCGTCGAGCGGGCGGGTGGCCTTCTCGGTCACGCGGTAGACGGATTTGCCCTGAGTGGTCGCGACGACGATTTCGTCACCGGGCTCCAGCGCCTCCAGCGATCCGAACGGACCGCCGTAACCCGCGTTGCGCGCCACGATCGCGGCGTTGCCGGGCTGCCCGGGACCGGCGGTCCCCGGCACGTGCCCCGGCCCGGACGCGGTTTCCCCGCTCGACGCGCCTTCGACGACGACCTGCTGCAGTTTCAGCGCGGGGATCTCCAGCACGGCGACCGGCTTGCCGAACTCCACCGGTTCGCTGGGCGGAGCGGCGCCGAAGAGGCTTTGGCTGGCACCCAGCGCCAGGCCGATCTCGCCGCGGATCTCGCCCAGCGCCTTCCGCTGATCGCTCGCCTGGAGCATCGGCCCCAGCGCGTAGACGACCAGCGCCAGCGCCACCAAGGTGGTGACCAGCCAGGCGGCGAGGACAGCGCCGATCCATCCCGGACCGAAGCTCAGGAAGCGGGTTTCCGGTTCCTGGTGCCGCTCTTCGACAGAGGTGCTCACGCCGCTCCTCCGGCCGATTTACGCCGCAGGAGACCGAAGAGCATCGCGAACGCGGCCCCGATCTCGGTCAGCGCGACGACCAGCCACCTCGGCACCGGGCGTCCGGCGGCGACGTACGCCGTCGCGGACGGGAGTGTCGCCAGGATCACCAACGCCACCAAGGGAATGAGCGCGCCCAGCACTCCGGCGCCCGGGAACTTCGGGATGTCGATCGACTCGGCGAGGTTCTTGGCCGCCAGCACGCTTTCCGGGGTCGGGGCGGCCGCGGGAGCGGGCCCGGTGGCGGCCGCCGTCGCCGAAGTCCCGGCGGGCGAACCCGTTCCCCCGGTGGGGCCGGTCAGCGAGGAATTGGCGGCCGTCGTGGCACCGTTCCCGCCCGCCGGTGGCGGATTCTTCGCTTCTTCCCTTTCCTGACAGGCTTCTTGGACCGTCCCGGTGCCGATCTTGGCCACTCTCGCGGGAACGGTGGCCGCCAAGCCAGGGCTCAACGGGGTCATTCCCGGCGGGAGCAGCGACTGGCCGTAGCCGCTCGCCAATTCGGCGACCGCCTTCAGCTGTGCCTGTTTCTCGGTCATCGGCTTGCAGGTCGCGTCGATCAACGGATTGACCGGCGCCGCCAGATACTCCACGAAGGTCAGCGGGTACGCGCCGTCCTTGGTCACGGTGCCCGGCTGCGCCGTCCCGTCCGCGCCGACCTCCATCGAATCGGCCGCCAGCTGCAGGCTTTCCTTGGTCGGCGCGACGAAGTTCCCCTTGCCGTCCGGAAGCGCGACCGGCGCCCAGCCGTAGGCCCTCGCCGTCGCGAGATCGGTGACGACCCAGCTCATGCAGCCGCCGGTGCAGACGAATCCCGTTCCCACGACACCGTTCTGCACGGTCTTGCGCACGGCGAGCTGACCGGTTTTCGCGTCGACGTTGTGCAGCGAGCGGGCACCGGGGTCGAGCGCGTTGAGATCGGAGATCACCCCCGGCGACTTCCCATCCAGCTCACCGAAGTACTCCGTGCCCTTCTTCGGGAACACCCAGGCCGACGGCGCCGCCCCGGCGAGGACCTTGCTCAACGCGAGCGGAACGGTGCCCGGTCCGGATTCCCCGGTCACCCCGAAGAAATCCAGGCTCTCGGCGCCGGCCCTGGCGCTGGCCGCGTTCGCCTCGTTCTCTCTCGTGACGGCGGCGAGCGCCGGATTGCGGCCGACCAGCGGGGTACCGTTCCGGAAAATGCCGCCCCGGCCGTCCAGATCGGGTTGCTGTCCCCCCTTGGTGACCATGTTCGCCACCTCGTCGTGGGTGAACCGCAGGGTGCCGGTGAACTTCGCGTTGAGCGAGCTCCCGTTGTCGTCGCTGTCGGTCGGCGACCAGCCGACCGCGGCCACCACCGCCGCGTTGATCCCGACCGGGATGTACTGCCGCTCCCGGACGGTCTGGGTGGCGAGCGCGTTCCCGCTGCCGGTGATCACCAGATCCGAGTCGCCCTTGTCGAACGCGGTCAGGCCGGCGTCCTCCGTCTCGCTCACGATGTTCGACGGCTGCTCGGCCTGGGTGGGCGCGCAGAGCGCTTGGTTCCAGGCGACCGCGGCACGGCCCAGCCGCTCCGGCATGCTGGCGTTGAGGGTGTTCTGACCGGCGCCCTTACAGCCTTCGACGCCGATCGCCTGCTGCGACGGGGTGAACGCGATCGAGCTGTCGATCCAGGTCACGAACGCGCCGTCCGCGTTCTTCGCGGTGATCGTGACCGCGACCGAACAGGGATTGTTCTCATCGCACCGGAACGAATACTTGTTGCGGGTCTTCGCACCGGTCGCCGGATCGACGACATCGGGATTGGCGGCCCAGGAAACCGTGGGCGGCTTGTCCGCCTGACCTTCGGCGTTCTTGGTGAAGGTGGTGTACAGCGGGTCCCAGATGATCGGTTTCGGGGTGGAGGAGCCGAGCGGGATCTGAGTGTCGATGACGATGTCGCCGGTCCTGCTGCTCCGGCGGCCCGTGGCGCTGTCCATATGCGCCGCGTTCGCGATGAACTCGTCTTTCAACCCTCCGCAGTAGGCATTGACCCGCGCGCTGACGGAACTGTCCCGCAGCCACGGCGGTTTTCCCGCGACCTTGATCAAATTGTCCGGCAGGACCTTGGGGCAGACTTTCAGGGACGCCTGGGCACCGCTCGCCAATCCCGACACCGTGATCCGCACCGGTTCGCCGTTCCGGGCCGCCGACAGATCGGCGGGCTCGGTTTTGAGGGTGTACGGCGGGTTCGCCGGCGCTTGCGCCTGCGCCGCGGGGACGGACACCCCCGTGACCATCAGCACCCCGCAGATCAGCAAGATCCCGACTTGTCTCGCACGGACGAAGAACACGGACGACTCCCAAGGTGCGCGGGCATACGGCGGCGAGCGGGACTCGATCACGAGCCGCGCCGGAACCAACGTCCCCGAGTCGCCCGTTCGGGGTCAACCGCACCCGGACCCGCCCCGGCACAGATTCACACGCGCCCCGTCGGGCGTTCTCCGCTTGGACACCTTTCGCGGTTTCGGGCACCACATACTGGCCGCATCGAGGGGCGACGTGGTGTGCCCTGAACTCGTTTGCCCACCGATACGAAGGAAGGCCGCTCGTGACCGTCGCGCCACCCCGGCCCGACCCGTCGCCACCGGGAACCCCGGTGCGGCGGGCGATCACCGAAGTCCTTTCCCGGGCAGACCGGGCGTTCCGCCGCGTCACCACCGGCGCCGGGCTGACCATGCTGGGCATCCTTCTGGTCATCGGCTTCTTCCTGGTCTACCGGTCCGGGCCCGCCTTCGACAACAGCGGTTTCGGGTTCTTCACCACCATCCGGTTCGACCCGGCCTCCGGCGTACTCGGTGTGCTGGGCCTGCTCTACGGGACGATCGTGGTCGCGCTCATCGCGGTCCTCGTCGCCGTCCCGCTGAGCATCCTGGCCGCGCTGTTCATCACCGAGTACTCGAGCGGCCGGATCCGCGGCTTCCTCACCGGCCTCGTCGACCTGCTCGCGGCCATTCCCAGCCTGTTGTACGGCTTATGGGGATTCAGCTTCCTCGGCCCGCAGATCGTCCCGGTGTCGACGTGGCTGACCGAGAACCTCGGCTGGTTCCCCCTGTTCGCGTCCAAGGAGAACACGCTGTACATCCAGTCCATGTTCATCGCCGGGCTGGTGGTGTCCCTGATGGTCCTCCCGATCACGACCTCGGTGATCCGCGAGGTGTTCGCGCAGACTCCGCCCGGGGAAAAGGAAGCGGCGCTCGCACTGGGCAGTACTCGGTGGGGGATGGTCAAAACGGTCATGCTGCCCTTCGGCCGGGGTGGCATCATCGGCGGTTCGATGCTCGGGCTCGGCCGCGCGCTCGGCGAGACGATCGCCGTTTCCCTGCTACTGCCCCAGGTTCCGGAGATCACGCAGCACGTCCTCCAGTTCGGCGGCGCGACCATCTCCGGGTTCATCGCCAACAACTCCGGCGCCTCCGGCCTTTCGCTGTCCGGGCTGATGGCGGCGGGCCTGGTGCTGTTCGTCTTCACCTTGGCCACGAACTTCACCGCGTC is from Amycolatopsis lurida and encodes:
- a CDS encoding sortase; this translates as MSTSVEERHQEPETRFLSFGPGWIGAVLAAWLVTTLVALALVVYALGPMLQASDQRKALGEIRGEIGLALGASQSLFGAAPPSEPVEFGKPVAVLEIPALKLQQVVVEGASSGETASGPGHVPGTAGPGQPGNAAIVARNAGYGGPFGSLEALEPGDEIVVATTQGKSVYRVTEKATRPLDEGADYGKTQNDRLTLVTSASWWPLASAEATVVTAALEGRPFRPTPQNGKADAQDGRTGDGDAWAGLVLAFGGFVAAAAGATFLYRRWRPVSTYVITGPVLLTLASLAALALWRLFPAWA
- the pstC gene encoding phosphate ABC transporter permease subunit PstC is translated as MTVAPPRPDPSPPGTPVRRAITEVLSRADRAFRRVTTGAGLTMLGILLVIGFFLVYRSGPAFDNSGFGFFTTIRFDPASGVLGVLGLLYGTIVVALIAVLVAVPLSILAALFITEYSSGRIRGFLTGLVDLLAAIPSLLYGLWGFSFLGPQIVPVSTWLTENLGWFPLFASKENTLYIQSMFIAGLVVSLMVLPITTSVIREVFAQTPPGEKEAALALGSTRWGMVKTVMLPFGRGGIIGGSMLGLGRALGETIAVSLLLPQVPEITQHVLQFGGATISGFIANNSGASGLSLSGLMAAGLVLFVFTLATNFTASVIISKSRSGAGVDA